The Rhinoraja longicauda isolate Sanriku21f chromosome 15, sRhiLon1.1, whole genome shotgun sequence genome includes the window ATCGAAAAGCGTTCTATTGCCTTTTAGATAATTCAATGAGGGGCCCTTTAAGGACAGCAATGGGAACTCGCACTGAAGGTGCTGTTGAGGTACGAAATGGGCGCTTTACACATATGTTCATCGGGGAAAAGGATCACCCTGGGATTTAAGTCATTTGGACGGTACATGAATTGGAAAGGTTCAGGgagtggaccaaatgcaggtaaatgggacatcttggtcgcatGGAAGAGTTTGGGccaagggtcagtttccatgctgcataccaCTATGACTAAGTGCAAGTAAATTGCAACGTTTCTTAGAATGATGTTGATATTATGGATTGTATGACAGAGAAGAGGTGAAAGAACAGGTGTTCAatctcctgtgattgcatgggaaaGTTCTGCAAGGGGAGGAACTGGTGGGGCAGTGGCAAAGATatgagaggagcaagatgaatcactccgtcaaaatcgcccatAATGAAGTGTCGTGCGCAAAGGAGCGTAtgatttttgtaggttaattgactgggtaaaatgttttaaaaaattgtccctagtgtgtgtgttaatgtgcggggatcgctgggcggcgcagaatcggtgggctgaagggcccgtttccgcactgtctctaaatctaaaaaaaaatctaaccaaAAAAAATTTTagcaagcaaaacccgccgttcgttatgcctctcgtagtgtaatcagtgttttgagggaacagtatgtgtgatgataccataaaaatgcagaatatatctcatctatcaattcacaactttttgttatttttcatttaaaatgtttctgcaagtttctgcctactaaaatggcgccatgacatactatggtttttagggttgcgtggtccatcttgctctgctctattatctttgggcagCGGTGCAGATCAGCTCGTCACAATTGAATgctgagagaggagagaaagatgTGTCTGCTGGTGAAATTTCATTGAAGCTGGCAGAAATTGCAACGGATGAAGTTTGGGAAATAGATGGAATCCATTCAAAGGCTCTATCAACTAAATAAAGCAAAGCCATGGTTGAGGAAGAAGGAAGATATCTTAGAGGAATTCTCTGTGTCAGCACATTTTCTGTGCTGAGAGTCCTGTCAACAGACCAAATGACAGACATGGAGGAACGGAAAATGTGATGGAATCCTTCCAGAAGGTATGGTGAAAAGAAGTACAGCTGAGATAGATGTGAGGGTCTGATGGCTTGGAATGGATGTTTGTCACCATGCTTAGAAATGCTCATGCcatcacaaagcttttcaccattgGCTGTGCCCTCATCaatcactttttaaaattatttccaaaaacaaactttattcagaatgcaaaatatatacaaaacaagaactatGCCAAAactcttctgacattctcagtGGCTGTACATACATTCCTTAGTGTtgtatttggtagtgttcacaaAATGATCATTTCTTGGAAAggatccgacccaaaacgtcatgtatcccctttctccagagatgctgcctgaccagctgttgctccagcattttggatctattTTCATTATACCAGGTATCCTTCCCAttcatgtgccccccccccccccccccctcccccagggtgatatcccttcccttgtttgaggggcgtctccacccttggaccagaggccatagcctcagaataaaaggacgtatctttagaaaggggaATTTCTTTCAGGTGCAGTGGTGatcctgtggaatttattgctacaaacggctgtggaggccaagtcgacaatggatatttttaaggcagtttgACGGactcttgattcgtacgggtgtcaggggttatggagagaaggcaggagaatggggttgagagggaaacatagatcagccatgattgaatggcggagtagacttgaatggcctaattctgctcttagaacttatgaacagatgctgcctggcccaccgagttcccccagcatttagtgtctatcttcatgacACCAGGTACCCTTTCCTTGCCTCACCCCTCTCttctggagaaggcaggaacggggtactgattgagaatgagccatgatcacattgaatggtggtgctggctcgaagggccgaatggcctactcctgcacctattgtctattccgtcCCCTGTTTGAGGGcctcctccacagacgctgcccggcccgctgttcCCCAGCACCTGGTGTTCAGCTCCAGGAAGGACATTACGTCATCATCCTTTCTGATGTCATCCTATTATCACGTAGGTAGGGGTCGTCCTGATTGACGACGACCGCTGATGACGTCAGGCGCAGGGCGGAGGAGTTGCTCTGGAACCTGATTGGCCGCTGCCGACGTCAGGCGCAGGGCGGAGGCGGCGGTTGGTGACGGGTGGCGCCGGAGCCCGGTTTAAATCAGAGTCTGAGGTAACGATGGGGGAAACGGCCGGGGGTTTAACCACATAATGAGCGGTCAAAGGGTTTTACGTGCACCTGGCTTCGCTGCATTCAGCTCCTGTGGAGTGCGAATGTTATGAGAGCCGAGGCCCAGGAACAGGTCGCTGCTTCTTCGGGAAATTCCCTTCCACTTTCTCTGCGGGGTGTGTCGTGTTGTTGGCTTTGTAAATGCATGGAGGTGTTACCGTGGCTGCcagaagcaatagacaataggtgcaggagtaggccattcggcccttcgagccagcaccaccattcaatgtttatttacaaaatgctggagtaactcagcaggtcaggcagcatctcgggagagaaggaatgggtgacgtttcgggtcgagactcttcttcagactgaagaagggtctcgacccgaaacgtcacccattccttcggtcctgagatgctgcctgacctgctgagttactccagcattttgtgaataaacaccttcgatttgtaccagcatctgcagttattttcttataccaccatttaatgtgatcatggctggtcattctcaatcagtaccccgttcctgccttctccccataccccctgactccgctatccttaagagctctatctagctctctcttgaatgcattcagagacttggcctccactgccttctgaggcagagaattccacagatttacaactctctgactgaaaaagtttttcctcatctccgttctaaatggcctaccccttattcttaaactgtggcccctggttctggactcccccaacattgggaacatgtttcctgcctctaacgtgtccagccccttagtaatcttatatgtttcgataagatcccctctcatccttctaaattccttctaaatcccctctcatccttcttagtatacaagcctagccgctccagtctttcaacatacgacagtcccgccattctgggaataccATACCATATGCAGGGAAGCAACACCATATGCAGAGTAGAATTAGAAGGACAAGAGATCCCACCGGTCAAAATGACCTAAATCGAAAGCAATGTGTACTTCCCTTTCTAACCTATTAGTTATTCGGACAGCTCACTCAATGTTTTCATATTGATTACAATTATATACTTCAGAtgaatttaaatgttttaataacGGAGTTTTATGATCGGGGATTGAATAATATTGATATTTGGTAAACCTGatacacaaaaacacaaagtTGATGCACAAACATACCTTGTGCAATttggaacaacagaaggtaactaaaaaggaaaacggggagaaaagatgaaatacaaaggtaagcgagccaagaatataaaggaggatagtaaaagcttctttaggtatgtgaaaaggaaaagacaattgtgggtcccttgaagacagaaacaggtgaatttattatggggaacaaggaaatggcaggcgagTTGAACAGGTTACTTTGGTTCttgcttcactaaggaagacagaaccaatctcccagatgtactaggggacagaggatatagggtgatggaggaactgaaggaaattcacattagtcaagaaatggtgttgggtagactgatggctgataaatccccagtgcctgattgtctgcatcccagggtactcaaggaggtggctctagaaatcgtggaagcattggtgatcattttccaatgttttatagattctggatcagttcctgtggattggagggtagctaatatcccacttttttttaagaaaggagggagagggaaaacagggaattatggaccagttaacctgacatcggtggtggagaagatgctggaatcaattattaaagatgcaatagcggcacatttgaatAGCTGTAACAGaatcagtccaagtcagcatggatttacgaaaataaatcttgcttgactaatcttctggaattttttgagaatgcacAATGTAAAATGGGAGCCAGTGGATGGTGTATCTGGaccttcagaaagcttttgataaggtcccaccttaaggagattagtgggcaaaattagagcacgtggtattgggggtatggtattgacatggatagaaaattggttggcagacaggaaacaaagagtaggaattaatggtttcctttcagaatggcaggtagtgactagtggggtgttgcaaggctcagtgctgggtctGCAGcgattcacaatatatattaatttagacgaaggaattaaaagtaacattagcaaatttgcagatgacataaagctgggtggcagcgtgaactgtgaagagaatgccatgaggatgcagagtgacttggataggttgggtgagtgggaagatgcatggcagatgcagtataatgtggataaatatgaggttatccattttggtggcaagaataagaaggcagattattatctgaatggtgtcagattaggaaaaggggaagtgcaatgagacctgggtgtccttgtacagcagtcactgaaaataagcatgcaggtactgcaggcagtgaagaaagctaatggcatgttggccttcataatgataggagcaaagaggtcattctcagttgtacagggccctggtgagaccacacctggagtattgtgtgcaattttgatcacctaatttgaggaaggacattcttgctattgagggagtgcagcgtaggttcacgaggataattcccgggatggtgggactgtcatatgatgaaagaatggaacgactgggcttgtatgcactggaatttagaaggacgagtggggatcttgtagaaacatataaaattattaagagattggaaacgttagatgtaggaaacatgttcccgatgttgggagcgtccagaaccaggggcacagtttttaagaataaggggtaggccatttagaactgaaatgcggaaaaacgttttcaccctgagagttgtgaatttgtggaattctctgcctcagaagtcagtggaggctgactcactggatgcatttgaaagatagttagatatactatagctcttggggcttgcggaatcaagggatatttacTAAttatgtcttgtacattctcatctaaattgttgacacagaccacaaacaccaatGGGCTCAACACCATTCCCTGAGGCACCACACCAGTCACAGACCTTAGACTGATAAACAACCTGTCACCATCCACTTCTTCCAAGAAGCCAATTCTGTTCTCAGGCAGCTGCTCTCCATGGATCCAATGTGATtgaacctttcagagcagccttccatgtggaaccttatcaaaggccttgctgagaggtctcgacccgaaacgtcacacattccttctctcccgagatgctgcctgacctgctgagttactccagcattttgtgataccttcgaaaggccttgctgaagtccatatagacaacattgaTGGCCTTGCACTCCTCAACCTTCTTAACTACTTCTTCACCTTAATTTTTAAAGACATAATTGGCAAAACAGTAATCTTTAGGTTATTTTAGTTTGCGTTTAttaagtgtaccaaggtacagttaaaagccttTTGTTACTTGTTAAGTGCACAATTGAAACTCTTAAAAtctattttttaataaaaaagacacaatgtgctggaggaaattagtgggtcaggcagcatttctggagatcatggataggtggtgtttcggatcACAACCATTttacagtctgaagggtcctaaactgaaatatccatgttctccgagatgctgcctgacctgccgagataCTATCacacttttgttttgtaaaccagcatctaaagttccttgtgtctacattgaaACTCTTGCTGTGCTTTGTTCTTTTTAGCTGATCCATTTATGCCCGGTTCTGTCAGTTTCAAAGTAATTAAAATAGCAAAATCTGGATTGCATTCATTGTACACATTCACAGTGGCAGATGACATGAATAACCAGTCGCCAATTAAGATGCCAGTTCTGACAATTGTGAGCAATTTGTAAAATGGAAATCAAAATAGTTTGAAGAAACAATACGCACAGGTGGCTGTAAATAGAGTTTAGTTAAAAAAATATGAATATAGCCTAACAATCCTGCAAGAGTATGAACCGGGGGTCATTAATtttaatttgtgtcttttttatattATTTAAATCATTGAAGCGAGAACTGTATTGAAAATTCTCACTTCCATTAAAGCAGTTGGCAAATGGTACAATTTTATAAGTTAGTAATTTGCAGTAGTCCATTGAATGCTTGTGCTTTATGGCTACAGAATTACAATGTGTTCCTACTGATGTGCAACTTGATGTTATTGATGTTATTTTTGGTATTCTAGTTATGTATGAtgtagaatttttaaaaaaaaagtatagatcTAAGAAACGAATTCCAAGTTAAACAAAAACAGGGCATGagtttattttaaatgaacaaGCCAGACGCACAACAGATCTGTTGCTGTCCACGCACACTTGTGACCATCTTATAGGACAAAAACCTTCAATTCACTGACAGTTTGATGCTACAATAAATGGTCTGTTAGTTCTttctggatggatgaatgaatagaGGTGGCTGAATGTCCTTCtctatatcttttatttataaggGTATTTTCATAGCATTTTGCTTCAGTTTATGACCTTGTAATTACAGATTTTACTGGATTATTTCAGAAATAGTAAACCAATGTCGAATCGTGTATACGTGGAGCCAAAAGGTGCTTATGATGATTATCAGTATCCAGTTGTGTTTTTGCCACCATATGAGAATCCTCCCCCCTGGATTCCACTGCATGAGGTAATTGTTTGTACAAATTGTTTTCTCTATGGTACTGTGTCAATGACCTCAAGGTAAAAGTATCTATCAGTGTGATACTGAACATTGCAGGCCTAATTGTGAAGGGGAAGCTTGCTGAAACCAAACTGGCTCATTATTGATGGTGTAACCCAATCTATGACAATGGCATTTCTCTTCCCTTTTCCCTTTCAGAAGGGTACCTTgttccttgaagatagacacaaaatgctggagtaactcagtgagtcacacAGCTATCtctagagaaagggaataggtgaggtttcgggtcgtgaTTCTTCTTcactgggtcttgacccgaaacatcacctattccttttctccagagatgctacctgacacgctgagttactccagcattttgtgtctatcttcggtgtaaaccagcatctgcagttccttccaacctcACCTTGTTCATTGAGGTTGCTACCTCCTGCCCATCATATCTCATTCAGGGTGGAGATGCAAATGACAACGTTTTTAGAGTTCCTAAGTGAAGAAAGCAGAGCAATGATGTTCATGTTGGGTATCTAAGGATTCTGACATTCCAGGTGTCAAACTTGCATCTGTTGTTTCAGTTAGGGTGGACATTGGGAACACGCAAACCTGACAGGGTGTGCCGTGAAAAATTGGCAAGGTGGATATAtcatggccccttttggcccttctaattgcaTGCTTGAGTTATTTATGTTAAATTATGTTAAATCTAACATCAGATTTTAATTTTTCAGCAAGTGAAAAATATGGTATGATTGTATAATGGAATAATATTTTGAAAAAACTTTTAATTTCATTAGAGGTTACATCACTCCGATTACAACAACGAGCTGACCCAATTTTTGCCTCGCACAGTCCAGCTGAATAAACCCTCTGGGGCTCAGGTAATAAAGTTTCCTAGTCAAGGACAGGTCTCCAATGTCTACTATTGACAATGTTTTGTATTAAATGTTAAATTTATGCATTAAGTACGATATTCCATGAAAAAATTAAATTAAGTTGTACTCTCAACTAGTTCTTCAATTTAGGTTGCAAAAATTGTCCACAAAAGTAACCCAACTCCAGTGCTGTTGTAGTTTTAGCAAGGGCATAAGAAGGAAATTCTAGCCGTTCTGATGGATTTGTAGCTTTTTCTTTTTCAGACTTTTGAGGAATTTGTGGGTGTGATTATTTGCATTAAATTCGTGGCATTAAACTGTCTTTAATTTGTCACTAATTTGATTTAGCAGTTTTCCTGTGTGTAGATTTATTTTGAAGTGGCCAGTTTGTTAAATTGGCTTGGAAGGAATAAAAGGTTAGGAAAAAAATGCAATGCTGCATGTATGATTTGTGAATTACTCATGTTTGAAGGAATCTTCAATAAAAAGTGACTTCTGGCTATGTAAACACCTTGccttcaattttagtttagtttagagatacaggcggaaacaggctcttcagcccactgagttcctgccaactagcgatccccatacactagggccaatttacaatttttaccaaagccaattaacctacaaagctgtacgtctttgaagtgtgcgaggaaaccagtgCGCTTggtgaaaatccacgcggtcaaggggagaacgtacaaactacatagacagcatccctagtcaggatcgaaaccaagtctctggcactgtaaggcaataattctaccgctgagccactgtgtcgcCAATTTATAAAACTAATTGTAGAAAGTTATCTAACATTTGAATTTGGCAGTTAGTGAATGTTTTTCTAGAAACAGTGTAATTCAGATGTAACTTGTATTCCTGTTTCCTACAGCTTGGGTTTAACATCCGAGGGGGAAAGGCCTCGCAGCTTGGCATCTTCATATCAAAGGTTGGTGTTTTGGCTTACACCTTGTGTCTCAATGAGCTACTTCAAGTTTTAAATtgaatagaccaagtggatccgttgggcccaaacctctcctgcattggtgcagcaccctctcctccccccctccccctcccatctccctctccctccccctcccatctccctctcctcccccccctccccctcccatctccctctcctcccccgttcccgcccaaccctcctcccctcccccccaaccctccctcctccccccttcccgcccaaccctccccctccctccctcctcccctcccctccccctccctcctcccctccccccatccctcctccatccccatccccttcccccttccttcccctcccctccactccatccccctcaaccctccttatcctccctccttcccccctccctccctaggagatagatttaaactttaaaatgtgaataactttaaaaatataacaccgattttaattaaacttcttgcattagcaccaaagggatgacggtgagtaaggtgggcctaaaattgtcgcgctatcgtctaccgttttggctgtagttcaggaacaaagaaacaagcaaacaagagttttagtatatagatggaggtTGTTGAACAAAATTTGCTTTGCAATCTGCCTTCTAGGATCTGTTGTGAAATGAATTTGGACAGTCTAAATCTGATTCCCAGTGAATGTAACAACACAGTGCATCACTCATCATTCTTAGCCACAGCATTCATCATTTGTCATTAATTTGTCCATGTCACTCTACAGAAATACTCTGATAGGCAATAGACAAAAGGTCATGTTTGTCCAGGTGCAAAAGGGCATTAACTAGTTTTAGTAATGACAGCCATGAAAACAGCCAGATTGTTGTGAAAAACTCAATCTGGTTCACTAATATCTTGCAGAGAAGTAAATCTGCCATCCTTAACTGGTCTGGTCTGTCCATAATTTCTAACTCGTCCGTGTGGTTGATGATTAAATGCCTCTGCAGTGGTCTAGTAACCAATTCAACTGAAGTATAGTTACATTAAATTAATGAAGGAATAAAATAGAATGGTCTACTTGACCTTGTCCTAGATACTGAATTTGGATATGGCAATGTTACTCCCGGCTCAGCTGACTTTGCAAAGTCCTTCTGACAACCATATGGGGACCAGTGTCTAAATTTGGAGAGCTAGTCCACAGACTAATCAAGCAACTGTGTGACATAGTCAGCTGAGTTTTAAAGTGTTGAGAGAGTTGGCTTTTCATTTAAAATCTAACCTGCCCTCCACTTGCCATGAAATTACTTGGTGATAGAGGGCATTCAATGTGGAAATTACATTATTTCCTGGAACTTAATATTCATTTGATAATCACGTAAATTCActgcacaatttttaaaaatcttctaTGTGTACCACTCCGGACTGAAGGAAAGTTGTTGATATGCTCCCAGATTTTTTGCAACACAGAAGATTTAGAAAGGTAGTAGGTCCTGTTAAATTAAGTGATGTCTATCTCAAGAGTCAGGGTGTTTAATTGTTACGTGTAATGACAACGGAACAAGCCGccacaaggaagaatttcattgtgccctTGTCAATacatattaaaattaaaatctcTTGACCCTTGAGATAGATAGCACTTAATTTAATAGGATCTTTTATCTTTCTATATCTTCTGTGTTGGCAGAAAGTTGGTAACAGGTCAACAACCTATCAGTCAGGAGTGATGTACAGAAAGGgagggagatttttttttaatggagtgtagtgtgtagtgttgaGTACTAACCTAAAAATTTGAGGATTTACCTTTTGTGCAGGTAATTCCCGATTCTGACGCAGATCATGCAGGTTTGCAAGAGGGAGACCAGGTTCTTGCTGTAAATGACATTGACTTTCAAGACATAGAGCACAGTAAAGTAAGTATCATCattcattgtagaaacaaggaactgcagatgctggttaatacaccaaaggatacaaagtgctgttgtaactcagtaggtcagttaGCATCATTAAAGAACATGGTAAGGTGACATtttctcaatctgaaacatcacctatccatgttctccaggaatgcctgacctgctgagttactccagcactttgtatcatcgTTTATTGAATCCACAACAACAAATGGCTGGAATCAATTAATCTATATGAACAATTGTAACGGCATACAATAGAAACATGGTGACTtaattttaaagcttaaatctaatTCAGTGTGTATCAGGTACCAGAATATGACAGGGTAGTTGATGACATATTTGGCAACTTAAATGCCTATTTTGTCCTTGAGTAGAATATGTTCAAGGTGCTCTAGAAGATGCTAAACCTTgattttcaatgtttttatttatttggtaATCATTTAATTCCCAGCATAAGATGCAAGGGAAAATAATTGGCAACCATTGATCAGCAAAGAGAGTAAACTAATTTATAATtagacaaaaaagtgctggagtcactcagcgggtcaggcagcatttctggagaaaatggataggtgatgttttggattgggaccctactTCCGACTCTTTccacaaatctgaagaagggtcctttgcgcccttttgtgtaaaccagtatctgtatttCCTGGTTTTTACATTTAAAATTAGACAATgtaattaaaatataatttatgtataatttgtgttTGCATGCTTGGCTCGTCTACTATAAGCGCCTGTGATGCTGCCAcaagcaagattttaattgtacGTGTACCTCAGTGTACTTGTGCATAagataataaacttgacttggcatAGTAACAAAGTAAAATGAGAAAATGTAGAGAACTGATAGGTTAAGTATCATCTGGGGAAGAGAAAGTAAACACCGAGTCAATTAACTACAGTCTTTGGATAGCAATGGTAATGTTTGAGTGGATCTAGTTCAGAATGTTACCATTATAAAActttgtggcgatcagtgaaacatggttgcaggaggattgcgattggcaattaaatattccaggatttcattgtttcagatgtgatagaatcggaggggcaagaggtgggggtgttgcattgcttgtcagggaggatatcacagcagtgctttggcaggacagactagaaggctcgattagggaggctgtttgggtggaactcagaaatgagaaaggtttagcaacacttataggagtgtattatagaccgccaaatagggaacgagaattggaagagcaaatatgtaaggagatagcagatattagtagtatgtatagatatgatatgatagtaagcACAGAgcagtgattgtgggtgatttcaatgttccgtatatagactgggaatcacattctgttacagggctggatggtttggagtttgtaaaatgtgtgcaggatagttttttgcagcaatacgtagaggtacctaccagagaaggggcagtgttggacctcctgttaggaaatgagacgggtcaggtgacggaggtatgtgttgaggagcactttgggtctagtgatcacaatgccattagtttcaatataattatggagaaggtcaaatctggaccaagggttgagattttggattggagaaaggctaattttgaggagatgagaaaggatttaaaaggagtgaaatggaactttttgttttatgaaaaggatataatagagaaatggaggatatttaaaggtgaaattttgagagtacagagtctttatgtccctgttcggtggaaaggaaagaataataatttgaaagagccgtggttttccagggaaattggacacttggtttggaaaaagagggag containing:
- the pdzd11 gene encoding PDZ domain-containing protein 11 — its product is MSNRVYVEPKGAYDDYQYPVVFLPPYENPPPWIPLHERLHHSDYNNELTQFLPRTVQLNKPSGAQLGFNIRGGKASQLGIFISKVIPDSDADHAGLQEGDQVLAVNDIDFQDIEHSKAVEILKSAKEIIMRVRYFPYNFQRQKERTVH